In the genome of Dyadobacter fermentans DSM 18053, the window TTGGCGATGTTGATAAACAGCCCATGTTCCACCACGCCCACGATCCGGATCAGCTGATCGGCCAGCAAAGCAGGGTCTTGTATCAGCCCGAAATCGCCGTCGATCAGCAGGTTGCCCTGCTCTGTAACGAGCGGTTTGCCATCCGCCAGGCGGATTTTACCCAAACCGTTCAGCTTTCCGATCTGCGCCAGCACGTAATTCTGTGCATAGGGAATCACTTCGATCGGCACGGTGAACTTGCCGAGCAGTTCCACTTTTTTAGTTGAATCGGTAATGATGATTTCGGCCTTCGAGAGCGAAGCCACTACTTTTTCTTTCAGCAAAAAACTGCCGCCGCCCTTGATGAGCTGCAAATCGGGCGTGAATTCATCGGCACCGTCGATGGTAATGTCGATCGAACCGACTTCCTCAATGCTGAGCAGCGGGATATTCAGCGATTCGGCCAGTGCACGCGTTTTTTCAGACGTAGGCACTCCCTGAATATCCAGGCCGTTTTTCACCAGTTCCCCGATTTCCGCAATGGCAATGTACGCGGAGCTGCCGGAGCCCAGGCCCACAATCTGCCCGTTCGAGAGGTATTTGACCGCTTCTTTCGCGGCCAGTGCTTTTTCGCTTTTTAGGTCTTTCATTATTTCCTCCCCTTTTTGTGGTGTTCAAAAGTGATTGCAAATGCGCCGCATTCGGTTATGCTTCCGGCACGCTCGCGCCCGGACATTACCATTTGGCCCTTTCATATTGCACCGGCCACGCGACGTTTTCCTTCAAATCGTGCGCGGCTTCCAGCGGAAAGTACGGATTCCGCAAAATCTCCCGTGCCATGATGATCATATCTGCATCCCCATTGACGAGGATCGTTTCGGCTTGCAGGGAATTGGTGATCAGGCCTACGGTGCCGGTCAGAATGCCGGTTTCACGTTTAATGCGCGAGGCGAACGGCAGCTGATAAGCCGGTCCGACCGTAATCTGCTGATGCGCAGCCAGGCCACCCGACGACACGTCGATTAAGTCAATGCCTTTTTCTTTGAGAATGGCCGCCAGTTGCACGGATTCGTCGATGTTCCAGCCGCCTTCGGCCCAGTCGGTTGCCGAAATGCGCGTAAACAGCGGCAGGTCAGCGGGCCATACGGTTTGAATACCC includes:
- the rpiA gene encoding ribose-5-phosphate isomerase RpiA yields the protein MKDLKSEKALAAKEAVKYLSNGQIVGLGSGSSAYIAIAEIGELVKNGLDIQGVPTSEKTRALAESLNIPLLSIEEVGSIDITIDGADEFTPDLQLIKGGGSFLLKEKVVASLSKAEIIITDSTKKVELLGKFTVPIEVIPYAQNYVLAQIGKLNGLGKIRLADGKPLVTEQGNLLIDGDFGLIQDPALLADQLIRIVGVVEHGLFINIAKKVIMGVGDTTITFEK